The window TCCCTTCTTGCCTTCcctaataaatatattagtcTTAATGTATATCATTCTTTTATGACAATTAATAACATCAACTAAAAGTTAAttcattatgtattttttttcttttttatttgataataaattttttattattattaagattgGTGTTTGGGGTCAGCTTGCATacatctcaactaatctcatgggctctgaagttaacaaccatataaatcTCCAGTGATCACCATATTAGTAACTATAGGGTTCAAACTTGAAACCATAAGGAGATAAACCTCTTGATCTCAAACTCTTATTATTGAATTACCTATTAGatgatttgataataaaattttgatgaagCTTGAAATTAAAGTAATTTCCATGATCTTTTGCATAAATAATTTTCCTATTAAAATAAGAACTGaagtaataaaaaacaaaatgtatatattagataattcatataattaaaaaaaatcaacatctaGAAGGGATATATAACGTTAGATCTTTTTTCATATCCTcatggttttatttttcaatctctaAACAATGCTAGAATTATGAATCAGCCCCAAACAAGGACGGAGCTAGAATTATTTATTAGAGGGggctaaaattaatataatatgatataacatttattttaatttattatacatgaGTTGTAAAATAAAACCtgcataatttagttttattcaaataacttactACAAACATATAATGACCTTATTATAATGTAAAAGGTTTCGAGCAATACCAAATTGAGTCAATGCaatgaagttaattttattttcataatatatacATCACTTTAATGATATTGGTCTTTGtatctatcaaatataaacatacaaagtatataagaaacattagctaaagcgaaacattatttatgtttgataaactttgaaataaagcaaaaaataataaagaatgattcttacatatttattctaattgtgctcgtcgttctttcataaatagaaatcattgattatcatatcaattgtgaatctttcagcaatttctttttctatataaacaattaaataatttacaagaaaatcatTCTCCATCCGATTATgaagtcttgttttaacaatttttatcgCTGAAAAAGCTCGTTTAGCAGTTGTTATTGAAACATGAAGAGTCAAAATATGTCGAATCAACCTGTCAACTAGCgaataaattgttgatttttctgtttcaacCAATCCTTGACATAAATCAGCAAttgataacatgtttttttaactttggatGATTAGCTACATGATTGGATGACAtgttctaaaatcaaaacatatatcgtaAGAAAAAATCTATGAATTTTGGCGGCTTTGcttaaaacaaaacttaaaaaaatctaagcataatcaaaacaaaccaataaaatataactaattaattagaaaaaaatcaccacaacaagaattcaaaaaacaattggtagAACTAGCAGATTTGAGGgaaaaaaaggagcaaaaatgatagaattatataaaaaaaatcgaatcaaatcattaacaaacatctcaaaataaaacaaaaatagattttaaattgaagttaccttattttatttgatgaaagataaattaattggtaGCTTTACTTCAAtctttttatagataaattttACTCATGATTTGTGTTTCTATGGACTGTAAGATTTATATTAAGACTACAcaagataataattatattttttttttgacgcGGTcaagagtaaataaaaaatcaaaagtaaagtTACATTTAATGTTAATAAGGCCAccgttttaaaataaaaaaaatatgacacaTACAACTCACACTTAATTACCTAATTCCATTGTGTCCCCGGTGCATTTTCTATCTCTGGTTTTCATTTTGGTGCTTATGATTGAAACCCATTTTTAAAGTTCAATTCTTTTCATACGAATCTTTGTTGCAATTGCATTGTACATTGTATTTCACAttacaccttttctttttatgtacaATAATTGGTTTAGCTGTTTTTACTCTCTCAGCATTTGTGTATTTAAAATGTCTTGGGGGGGGGGCCTGGGCCCTTGCTTGCCCCCCTTGCCTCTGCTCCTGGCCCCAAACCTATAGAAATGGAGAGATCATATAAGATGATAgtgttaaattaaataactaattctttttataaagatgattttttaaaataatttttgtttgtaaatatattaaaataattaaattttttattttttaatattatatattaaaattatttaaaaccattaaaaaaattaatttaaaacttacattaaaatttttaaatgatattttggaTGTAGAGCTAGATAGTAAGATGTGGAAGAACATTAAACAAAACTAATAGTTAATGAATGTATTTGGGAGTATGGTAGTAATGaaagtttaaagtattttttgttcaataatatattaaatgatatttttttatttttaaaaaattatttctaatatcagcacatcaaagggataaaatataaaaaaaataatttttaacaaaaattaattgaaagtaCACAATTTCAAATGTGTTTATATCTACTATGTTTATTCATAAAGTGAATGTGGatgtttttgtaaatttattttttaattgaaaatttattgaaattgttttttaataattttttttaattatattaaaattataaaactatctaaaaaatattaatttttcaaaaaatatattttgaataacaCTTTAATTACAAAACGTAAAGATTTTGACCCAAAAAAGATTCCATTGTTTTATTATTCCAAAGGCTTTCACGTCAAGTCTTctaattatttctttaatctTAATTAGGGGGCACTCTccacttttcattttcattatataGAGATTATTCATCCATTTGTGTCTCTAACATCGGATCATTTTCAAtccttatagttttttttaatagcctTAAGGTTTATTTTATGAACTgggaaaatatcaaaaacatccCCTTCAAGTTTCAAATGTTAATTTAACTCCCTTGAAAATGTAGCGATGGcattaattcattcttcatctTAATTCTCGATCGAAAGCTCCCATGTTtcccaaaaattaataaagcttTCCTTTTTGCTCTCTATGTTTGTAGAAGAAGATATATAGAGaggaaaataattataaaatccaaTCTGATTTAATTTGTAATTCGGACACTCATTGACTTGAGTATTTGatgagttaaattaaattaaataaagccACGCGGTTTTTGTTTTGTCATCCCtttgatatttaattgaatcaatgcttttttttttccatcaaattgGCAAGTCACGCGCCTtaagctatttttatttatgatcttCTATTTATCTTGATCATGTATCTATTTTTCTGGTGTAATTTTTCACacctataattaatttttctgagtgaatatatatatatatatatatatatatatatatatatatatatatatatattcagactAGCTAGATagatcaacaacaacaataataataataaattaagtttaatattgTTAACTATTCAAGCATTACAAGTTTATAACTTGTTTGGAAATatggttataattattttttaaaatgatttttattttaaaatgtattaaaataatatttttttatttttaaaaaattattttttaattcaaaacataaaaaaaattaacttttaacaaaaataaatttaaaactttttgaaTCCCACGTTTCTAAACAATCTCGAAAAGGGCCAAGCATGCATCAAGCCTTTACAAAGAAAAGGCAGCACTTTGTGCTGCTGCTTCACGAGTTTATTGGCTCTTGATGGTCTTGCTTTCTTGACTCGTGCTTATCATGAGTGGAGCCATCGAGCTCCGAGAGGTCAGTATCCGATGTGTAAGACAATGCCGAACTAATGACACTTTCAACATCCGGTTGACTTGGCCTGTACTTGTGAAGCAAATGTACAGGTGAGGCACCTTGGCTTGGTGTCATTTCAGAGCTCATGAACCCTAGACTAGAACCACCAACTTGATCACCTCCTGTTTTTCTTGATCTATTTCTTAGCTTTGCTGCCATTTGCCATTTTCTAAGTGCTTTTGCTGTTTGTTCCTCAAATATTCCTTTCTTCATGTGAGAACCCATCTGTTAAAAAAATGGATGGTAAGCATTCGAATTAGCCAAGAAGCTAGGGTTCTTAATTTTAATCGGAAAACTTGAACATTTACTCACCTGTGTCACCAATGAATAGAGAGGGAAGGTTATATAGCTACACACGAACTGAAGGATCAATCCGAGGAAAACCCTTGTCAAAATCAGTGCCAAGTTTTCGTGGAAACAAGATTTGATCCCGAATTCATACTGCCATCACATGTTACACCAACAACATTGACTCCTTAGAAGGCCGCCTTCTCACATGAAATTAAGGTGAATTTTTAGGAAATTAAGAACCCAACAAGATTACTAGTAGCCAGTCCTTACCCATGTCCACAAGAAAAATGCCATTTCAAATGCGTTCTGTACAAATGGATCAGAAGCATTAGTTGGTAAATAATCCGTACATCTTGATTAATTAGTCTagtaaatctatatttttaattattaaaactaaTATGGGAGTCGACTCGTGTAAAACTCAGGTCACATATTGAGCGGATTGATTTGGatcattaaaaaagtttttttaaaaggttaatCAATCGGTTTTCTATCAGGTATATGGATCAACCAAGTCTACGGTCTGATACGCAGGACAAGCCAAGTTTAATATAGTGATTATATTGTTTCTGATGAAACTTCAGCAATTTTCAAGTTTAGAACCTGATGAGGAATGAgggtataaatatatatatacatacctGGAAAAGAGTGTAATGTATTAAGAGGAGAATCCAATGGGGTCGATTAAACCAGAAATATTTGTTATTAGGCTCAACCAATGGAGCTCCTCTAACAACATGACTTCTGTCCTGGGCTTCTTGAGCCATTTCCATGATAACAAGTTCAAGTTTAGCGCCCACCAAGAGAAGTATCTGCACATTGAGGACATGTGATCAAGAAGACAAATACAGGAACAGATTTATGTTTCCCTAGCAGCTGGtatagaatttatttattgaaaatcaaCGTGTTTTTCTTACAACAAGAGGCACAACTGCCAACCAGGTGAATGTGTACCATTCTGCACCATCAGGCATCAATGAGTCAAGTTATGTTCAATCAATATCATCACAATCACAAAGATATCAAATTATGAGAGAGTAAAAGAGGTTTACTGTAGACATTTAGCAGCAAAAAGAGTATGGCAAAAATCCATAGTGGCATGCtgtaaaatcataataaattgatTGTCACGTCAGTACTGAGAGTTGAGACCAAAACTTACACACACCAAAAAGTTGTAACCCTGTGTTTGGAATTTTATAACACATGAACTCAATTCATTGCTTGAAGGAGAATGCGGCTAAGAAAGATACGTACCTTACGCCCACAACCACCTTAAACTCATCTTCCATGCATCTTTTGATGTACTTGTGGAAATCAAATTTGCTATTTGGAGCAAAATGTGCCTGCAATACCATTTATTAGTCTACTGGTGCAAAGCTGGGCTAGAAACACCAGCCATCAAAACCCTAATCAAGATGAAGTTGACAACTCACGTTTATAAACCCATGTCTAATAGCCATGTAATCCACCTTTGTTACTGAACCAGTGAATTGCCTAAATAATGCAACCTGCCATATAAATAACATCGTGATGAATAGGGACCACCCCCATTAAAGCGTAAATTCAAGAACTAGATTTTTTAGTTCAGTGGACATATTAGAGTAAATTATTCTTTAGTCCTTAAGTTTAAACACGGTTATAACTTGGTCCTCCATGTTTTAAAACCTATAATTTAATCCCTTGACTGAAGTTCATCCAACACCTTTTAAAAAGTCGATCGGTATCTCACTTTTTCTctaaaatctaattattatgaatgtttttcttaaatcatCAATTGATACGTTTGGGATTAAGGAAAAACAGAAGATGTTTTGTAAGAAGATAATTGTTATCAAAAGTGAAGAGACTAAATTATAAGTTTTCAAACATGAAGGCCTAAGCTATAATCTCAATCAAAGAACAGGGACTAAAGAATAATTTACTAATGGCACACATAATTCAACTTGGACCACttgggatttttattttttattttttttaaaaaaaaagagtaatcaAGGAAAGGAATGTGATAAGCTTACAACCCATTTGATCCCCGGTGCTGTGGCGATGCCAGAGTGACGCTTCACAAAGGAGGTCTGGTGAACCAGTCTAAATCTTGCTGAGTCTGAAAATTATTCAACAAGGCTTGTGAAATCTTAAATGGGCTGGCagtagaatttataaaatattcacAAATGGTTGCagataatgttattaaatcttACCCAACATAGTGATTGATTCTAGACAaggttttaaaaagaaatagatgagaattgatcattaaattaaaatatagttcGATACTTTTAGAAgtttaacttttcaaaaaaaaattaaaataaaattgttttagttAATCTAAGTCTATTGAGTTGatcaaacttatatataatttagacTTTGAATCATGTTATAGGTCAagttaaatttaataagtttgatCAATGTTGTGACAAAATgagtaattaaatattatttaatagta is drawn from Populus nigra chromosome 5, ddPopNigr1.1, whole genome shotgun sequence and contains these coding sequences:
- the LOC133694192 gene encoding MLO protein homolog 1-like, with product MAAGSYGDKTLQNTPTWAVAAVCAVFVIISVLIDHSIHSLGKWFQKRQKKAMSEALEKIKAELMLLGFISLLLTVGTRAILKICIPEKYEKIMLPCKNAYGLDKYEDKKGDNKRKLLSFAGNVAIHRVLAAAGGDGGDYCSKGKVSLISQTGVHQLHIFLFVLAIFHVLYSVITMALGQAKMKKWKAWELETSSLEYQFTNDSARFRLVHQTSFVKRHSGIATAPGIKWVVALFRQFTGSVTKVDYMAIRHGFINAHFAPNSKFDFHKYIKRCMEDEFKVVVGVSMPLWIFAILFLLLNVYKWYTFTWLAVVPLVILLLVGAKLELVIMEMAQEAQDRSHVVRGAPLVEPNNKYFWFNRPHWILLLIHYTLFQNAFEMAFFLWTWYEFGIKSCFHENLALILTRVFLGLILQFVCSYITFPLYSLVTQMGSHMKKGIFEEQTAKALRKWQMAAKLRNRSRKTGGDQVGGSSLGFMSSEMTPSQGASPVHLLHKYRPSQPDVESVISSALSYTSDTDLSELDGSTHDKHESRKQDHQEPINS